From a single Natronorubrum tibetense GA33 genomic region:
- a CDS encoding alpha/beta hydrolase: MTGANRSMSAVSGPHAGQPLLTAGAPALAAEAAFVVCHGRGATAQGVANLFEPTYRHGLAVLAPQANRSRWYPRPASVSRAENEPWLSSSVDCVAAALEQAQSIGIPPERTVLGGFSQGACVVAEFVHRNPIRYGGLVVLSGTLPGTTDGHESTEMDGSLEGTPVLLGYGADDPHVDPDHVTETVRIFERADATVDERRYPETGHEVTDDEFDAIGGLFERALES; this comes from the coding sequence ATGACCGGCGCGAATCGATCGATGAGCGCAGTCTCGGGACCCCACGCCGGACAGCCGTTGCTCACAGCCGGTGCTCCTGCACTGGCCGCTGAGGCCGCGTTCGTCGTCTGCCACGGTCGTGGTGCGACAGCTCAGGGCGTCGCCAATCTCTTCGAGCCGACCTATCGCCACGGACTCGCAGTGCTCGCACCGCAGGCCAACCGAAGCCGCTGGTATCCGCGACCGGCGAGCGTCTCGCGAGCGGAGAACGAGCCGTGGCTCTCCTCGAGCGTGGACTGCGTAGCTGCCGCGCTCGAACAGGCCCAGTCGATCGGTATCCCGCCCGAACGAACCGTCCTCGGCGGCTTCTCGCAGGGCGCCTGCGTCGTCGCGGAGTTCGTCCACCGAAACCCGATCCGATACGGCGGCCTCGTCGTCCTCTCTGGTACGCTTCCCGGAACGACCGACGGCCACGAATCGACCGAAATGGACGGCTCACTCGAGGGAACGCCGGTCCTGCTCGGCTACGGCGCGGACGATCCCCACGTCGATCCCGATCACGTCACCGAAACGGTTCGCATCTTTGAACGGGCTGACGCGACGGTCGACGAGCGGCGCTACCCCGAGACGGGCCACGAGGTCACCGACGACGAGTTCGACGCGATCGGCGGACTGTTCGAGCGCGCTCTCGAGTCGTAA
- a CDS encoding hypothetical protein (Replication protein A protects and stabilize the intermediate ssDNA that is generated by the unwinding action of a DNA helicase at the replication fork. In addition, SSBs prevent the formation of secondary structures by single-stranded template DNA.), with product MSDVRQHADDIHAQFSDHIDVSVDDVEERLTTLVDEYKVPIDEARRSVTNHYLEEAGLEREDISRGGSEAANVEDVDEPEQWIDLTAKVIELWDPRSDSVAQVGLLGDPTGTIKFTKWAKSDLPALEEGGVYELRNVVTDEYQGRYSVKLNSTTVIEELDEELEVGDDTSEIEGALVDMQSGSGLIKRCPKEDCTRVLQNGRCNEHGEVEGEFDLRIKAVVDDGIDAHEVIFDKEATEDLTGLSLEEAKEMAMDALDTTIVADEIMDDIVGTYYRIEGPTFGRYVLADDVEELDGPADPEQLLIKARSM from the coding sequence ATGAGCGACGTACGACAGCACGCGGACGACATACACGCGCAGTTTTCAGACCACATCGACGTGAGCGTCGACGACGTCGAGGAGCGCCTGACCACGCTCGTCGACGAGTACAAGGTACCTATCGACGAGGCACGCCGAAGCGTCACCAACCACTACCTCGAGGAAGCCGGCCTCGAGCGCGAGGATATCTCGCGGGGTGGCAGCGAGGCCGCCAACGTCGAGGATGTCGACGAACCCGAGCAGTGGATCGACCTCACCGCGAAGGTCATCGAACTCTGGGATCCCCGGAGCGACTCCGTCGCGCAGGTCGGTCTACTTGGCGACCCGACGGGCACGATCAAGTTCACCAAGTGGGCCAAATCCGACCTCCCCGCACTCGAGGAAGGTGGCGTCTACGAACTCCGAAACGTCGTCACAGACGAGTACCAGGGCCGGTACTCGGTGAAACTCAACTCGACGACGGTGATCGAAGAACTCGACGAGGAGCTCGAGGTCGGCGACGACACGAGCGAAATCGAGGGCGCGCTCGTCGACATGCAAAGCGGCAGCGGTCTCATCAAGCGCTGTCCGAAAGAGGACTGCACGCGCGTCCTCCAGAACGGCCGCTGTAACGAACACGGCGAGGTCGAGGGCGAGTTCGACCTCCGAATCAAAGCGGTCGTCGACGACGGCATCGACGCACACGAGGTCATCTTCGACAAGGAGGCCACCGAGGACCTGACGGGGCTGAGCTTGGAGGAAGCCAAGGAGATGGCGATGGACGCCCTGGATACGACTATCGTCGCCGACGAGATCATGGACGACATCGTCGGGACCTACTACCGAATCGAGGGACCGACGTTCGGCCGCTACGTGCTTGCCGACGACGTCGAAGAGCTCGACGGGCCAGCCGATCCAGAACAGCTGCTGATCAAAGCGAGGTCGATGTAA
- a CDS encoding alpha/beta fold hydrolase, translated as MGTTADIDELDDLEHGLARVNDTKLHYVTAGNGPPLVLCHGWPQTWYEWREVIPALAADYTVIAPDLRGMGDSETPRAGYDKDTVATDVRELVHHLGFGDDSIALVGHDWGMPTAYAYAAQYRDEVAALCVLEAGLPGINEDGKRKLWHTRFHTVPDLPERLVAGRERLYLSWFYTEGAYDPSAISDDARDEYVRCYSQAGGLRGGFEYYRAYDDDAANNESHAEAPLEIPVLALGGAESFRELPIRDMEAVATNVEGEVLERAGHWIPEERPAYFVERLRGFFADAM; from the coding sequence ATGGGAACCACGGCCGATATCGACGAGTTGGACGACCTCGAGCACGGACTGGCTCGCGTCAACGACACCAAACTCCACTACGTAACGGCCGGCAACGGGCCGCCGCTGGTCCTCTGTCACGGCTGGCCCCAGACCTGGTACGAGTGGCGCGAGGTAATTCCCGCCCTTGCGGCCGACTACACCGTCATCGCGCCGGACCTTCGCGGGATGGGCGACTCCGAGACGCCCCGTGCGGGCTACGACAAGGACACCGTCGCGACCGACGTCCGCGAACTCGTCCACCACCTCGGCTTCGGTGACGATTCAATCGCGCTCGTCGGTCACGACTGGGGGATGCCGACGGCCTACGCGTACGCCGCCCAGTACCGCGACGAAGTCGCCGCACTCTGCGTGCTCGAGGCCGGACTCCCGGGGATCAACGAGGACGGGAAGCGAAAGCTCTGGCACACGCGCTTTCACACCGTTCCGGATCTGCCGGAGCGGCTGGTCGCCGGTCGGGAACGGCTCTACCTCTCGTGGTTCTACACGGAGGGGGCCTACGACCCCTCGGCGATCAGTGACGACGCTCGCGACGAGTACGTCCGCTGTTACTCGCAGGCCGGCGGGCTGCGGGGCGGTTTCGAGTACTACCGGGCCTACGACGACGATGCCGCGAACAACGAAAGTCACGCCGAGGCGCCGCTCGAGATTCCGGTCCTCGCTCTGGGCGGTGCCGAGTCGTTTCGCGAGCTACCGATTCGCGATATGGAGGCCGTTGCGACGAACGTGGAGGGGGAAGTGCTCGAGCGAGCCGGCCACTGGATTCCGGAGGAACGGCCGGCGTACTTCGTAGAGCGGTTGCGTGGGTTTTTCGCGGACGCGATGTAG
- a CDS encoding DUF5814 domain-containing protein, producing MAITDKIYVKNHRQLSSQLETNIPKGAFKGATLDMLFQGQGLEKLDDATRDRVLDFTEDFLDCGCDNNPYCGCPERKFLQYLLELRAQGLGPDAIVDVMTDDYMVYAYPGDVLSFLDNAVRTLEAAEGLAQVDGADEKYDEIRREKQNLTR from the coding sequence GTGGCCATCACCGACAAAATCTACGTCAAGAATCACCGCCAGCTCAGCTCCCAACTCGAGACGAACATCCCGAAGGGCGCGTTCAAGGGTGCGACGCTGGACATGCTCTTCCAGGGCCAGGGACTCGAGAAGCTCGACGACGCGACCCGCGACCGCGTCCTCGATTTCACGGAGGACTTCCTCGACTGCGGCTGTGACAACAACCCCTACTGTGGCTGCCCGGAACGGAAGTTCCTGCAGTATCTCCTCGAGTTGCGCGCACAGGGGCTGGGGCCGGACGCCATCGTCGACGTGATGACCGACGATTACATGGTGTACGCCTACCCCGGCGACGTGCTCTCCTTTCTCGACAACGCGGTGCGGACGCTCGAGGCGGCCGAGGGGCTCGCCCAAGTCGACGGCGCGGACGAGAAGTACGACGAGATTCGACGGGAGAAGCAGAATCTCACCCGCTGA
- a CDS encoding carboxymuconolactone decarboxylase family protein, whose product MARISYVDPADLPAEKRELLDTLSDADVDDADRGHSLTGGTLNVYRTLGRNVALLEGFRAYGSVVWNHSGLSPHERELVILTTSYYAETAYEWHQHVRVALDEGMEPEQLLAISREEPDRLADEHAALVAYVEEFVEGEVEDDTHERLAAHYDEAVILGVGMLSGCYLGLARVLQGLQVDLEDEFVGWDLENL is encoded by the coding sequence ATGGCACGAATCAGCTACGTCGATCCGGCGGACCTGCCGGCCGAGAAACGAGAGTTGCTCGATACCCTCTCCGACGCGGACGTAGACGACGCGGACCGCGGCCACTCGTTGACAGGCGGCACCCTGAACGTCTACCGGACGCTCGGGCGGAACGTCGCATTGCTCGAGGGGTTCCGAGCCTACGGCTCCGTCGTGTGGAACCACAGCGGTCTCTCGCCGCACGAACGGGAGCTCGTCATCCTCACGACCTCCTACTACGCGGAGACGGCCTACGAGTGGCACCAGCACGTTCGCGTCGCCCTCGACGAAGGGATGGAGCCGGAGCAACTTCTCGCCATCTCGCGCGAGGAACCCGACCGCCTCGCGGACGAGCACGCGGCCCTCGTCGCGTACGTCGAGGAATTCGTCGAAGGCGAGGTGGAGGACGACACCCACGAGCGTCTCGCTGCCCACTACGACGAAGCCGTCATCCTCGGCGTCGGGATGCTTTCGGGCTGCTATCTGGGGCTGGCGCGAGTACTGCAGGGATTGCAGGTGGACCTCGAGGACGAGTTCGTCGGGTGGGACCTCGAGAATCTGTGA
- a CDS encoding ubiquitin family protein, giving the protein MPECDYCEASFADEAAYLEHLASDHEGQLGRIDRRRVDDYRGTGDGGGEDSLGLAVYGFGAVLGVLVLALVGYVIMMGVSDDGESRVHDHGQLTVEVDGETFDFEQQAYYYQELGGTFHFHPGDGNVWHMHPERVTLEAAMEDVTMPITDSSITIEGETYDDEDPETSVDIAVDGQAVDLDYELQDGDHIQIVVETPDGDGIDAISDDGETDGDDEETDAGDSGDENANSDSEPDDD; this is encoded by the coding sequence ATGCCCGAGTGCGACTACTGTGAGGCGTCGTTCGCCGACGAGGCTGCCTACCTCGAGCATCTCGCGAGCGACCACGAGGGCCAACTGGGCCGGATCGATCGGCGGCGCGTCGACGACTATCGGGGGACCGGAGACGGTGGAGGCGAGGATTCCCTCGGACTTGCGGTGTATGGATTCGGCGCGGTACTCGGTGTGCTCGTGCTGGCGCTGGTCGGCTACGTTATCATGATGGGCGTCAGTGACGACGGCGAGAGCCGCGTCCACGACCACGGCCAGCTCACCGTGGAAGTCGACGGCGAGACGTTCGATTTCGAACAACAGGCATACTACTACCAGGAACTCGGCGGGACGTTCCACTTCCACCCGGGCGACGGTAACGTCTGGCACATGCATCCCGAGCGGGTGACGCTCGAGGCGGCCATGGAGGACGTCACGATGCCGATCACCGACTCCTCGATCACGATCGAAGGCGAAACCTACGACGACGAGGACCCGGAGACGAGCGTCGATATCGCGGTCGACGGACAGGCGGTCGACCTCGACTACGAACTGCAGGACGGGGACCACATCCAGATCGTCGTCGAAACCCCGGATGGTGACGGGATCGACGCGATCAGTGACGATGGCGAGACCGACGGCGACGACGAGGAGACCGACGCCGGCGACAGCGGTGACGAGAACGCGAATTCCGACAGCGAGCCCGATGACGACTGA
- a CDS encoding VOC family protein, with translation MNETDDSRDDRVRLVGTNHVALEVGDIDDALEFYRSLFAFDLRGRSDTKAFIDMGDQFVALVQTDAAGQTADNARHFGLVVDDADCVEQRLAELEIDRLDVPGLEFHDPWGNRFQIVDYEEIQFTKADHVLEGMGLGDLEKSEDALAELSEKGLGPDST, from the coding sequence ATGAACGAGACAGACGACAGCCGTGACGACCGCGTACGGCTCGTGGGAACGAACCACGTCGCCCTCGAGGTCGGCGACATCGATGACGCGCTCGAGTTCTACCGCTCGCTGTTCGCGTTCGATCTCCGGGGCCGAAGCGACACGAAGGCGTTCATCGACATGGGAGACCAGTTCGTCGCACTCGTCCAAACCGATGCGGCCGGCCAGACGGCCGACAACGCCCGCCACTTCGGACTCGTCGTCGACGACGCGGACTGCGTCGAGCAGCGACTCGCAGAACTCGAGATCGACCGCCTCGACGTGCCGGGACTCGAGTTCCACGATCCGTGGGGAAACCGGTTCCAGATCGTCGACTACGAGGAGATCCAGTTCACGAAGGCGGACCACGTCCTCGAAGGGATGGGACTCGGCGACCTCGAGAAAAGCGAGGATGCACTGGCGGAGCTTTCGGAGAAAGGGCTCGGCCCGGATTCGACGTAG
- a CDS encoding aldo/keto reductase, producing MSSETTSNESDTFEIGDTTIHRLGFGAMRLCGEAIIGPPEDDETAREVLERAVDCGIDFVDTADSYGPGVSERLIGETLGDPDDVLVATKAGLLRNRDGEWLAHGDPDYIHNQVLASLDRLRTDTIDLYQFHRPDPDTPYEDSVQTFAELQDDGLVDQVGVSNVSVEQLETAREHVDVATVQNRFNLDDRSNADVLEVCAENEIGFIPWAPIDGDDLEEHGHLLDGLAEEHDATRRQVALAWLLERSDVILPIPGTSDPDHLESNVAASKLSLSEDEIQRLTDASE from the coding sequence GTGAGCAGCGAGACGACCAGCAACGAGAGCGACACGTTCGAGATCGGCGACACGACTATCCACCGACTCGGCTTCGGGGCCATGCGCCTCTGTGGCGAGGCGATCATCGGTCCACCCGAGGATGATGAGACGGCACGTGAGGTCCTCGAGCGCGCGGTTGACTGTGGCATCGACTTCGTAGACACGGCGGATTCCTACGGCCCCGGCGTCAGCGAACGCCTCATCGGCGAGACGCTCGGCGATCCAGACGACGTGCTGGTCGCAACCAAGGCCGGTCTCCTTCGCAATCGCGACGGAGAGTGGCTCGCCCACGGCGACCCGGACTACATCCACAATCAGGTGCTCGCCTCCCTCGATCGACTGCGGACCGACACCATCGATCTCTACCAGTTCCACCGTCCAGATCCGGACACGCCCTACGAGGACTCCGTGCAGACGTTCGCGGAACTGCAGGACGACGGACTCGTCGACCAGGTCGGCGTCAGCAACGTCTCCGTCGAGCAACTCGAGACCGCCCGCGAACACGTCGACGTCGCGACGGTCCAGAACCGGTTCAATCTGGACGACCGCTCGAACGCCGACGTGCTCGAGGTCTGTGCGGAGAACGAGATCGGGTTCATTCCGTGGGCACCGATCGACGGCGACGATCTCGAGGAACACGGCCACCTGCTCGACGGACTCGCCGAGGAACACGACGCGACGCGGCGGCAGGTCGCCCTGGCGTGGCTGCTCGAGCGCTCCGACGTGATCCTCCCGATTCCGGGCACGTCGGATCCGGACCACCTCGAGTCGAACGTCGCCGCCTCGAAGCTGTCGCTTTCGGAGGACGAGATTCAACGGCTGACCGACGCGTCGGAGTGA
- a CDS encoding VOC family protein, with amino-acid sequence MLTDTPGLHHVTGIVGDAQEAIDFYAGVLGLRLVTQTVNYEDILQHHLYFGDAAGTPGTVLTQFPDPHADPGRRGKPQVASVSFVVPDDALEFWQTRLEDHDITVEGPSERFDERVLQFEDPVGTALEFVAGPISDPDSDLDTGIEPWTAGPVPEASAVRGLHGVSLLSVNPYSTASTLETLGFDHEAEYENRIRYRASGARGSDSRATAIDILDREAPFGREGPGTLHHVAVRVDSEDDLYEWHDLFDDRDYDVSRVKDRHFFHSLYVREPGGVLFELATETDGVAASGETGGTGQSLYLPDRFEADRDLIESQLPELTARDGADLDR; translated from the coding sequence ATGCTCACCGACACGCCGGGACTACACCACGTGACGGGGATCGTCGGGGACGCCCAGGAGGCGATCGATTTCTACGCGGGCGTCCTCGGCCTGCGACTCGTCACGCAGACGGTGAACTACGAGGACATTCTGCAACACCACCTCTACTTCGGCGACGCGGCCGGGACGCCGGGGACTGTTCTGACACAGTTTCCGGACCCCCACGCCGATCCGGGTCGTCGCGGAAAACCGCAGGTTGCGTCGGTCTCGTTCGTCGTTCCGGACGACGCGCTCGAGTTCTGGCAGACACGGCTCGAGGACCACGATATCACCGTCGAAGGCCCCTCCGAGCGATTCGACGAGCGCGTGCTGCAGTTCGAGGACCCCGTCGGAACGGCACTCGAGTTCGTCGCCGGACCGATATCGGATCCCGACTCCGACCTCGACACCGGTATCGAGCCGTGGACGGCGGGCCCCGTCCCCGAAGCCAGCGCCGTTCGTGGACTCCACGGCGTCTCGCTCCTGTCGGTCAACCCCTACTCGACGGCGAGCACGCTCGAGACGCTCGGCTTCGACCACGAGGCCGAATACGAGAACCGCATCCGGTATCGCGCGTCGGGGGCTCGAGGTTCGGACTCTCGAGCGACGGCGATCGACATCCTCGACCGCGAGGCCCCCTTCGGCCGCGAGGGACCGGGAACGCTCCACCACGTTGCGGTCCGAGTCGACAGCGAAGACGACCTCTACGAGTGGCACGACCTCTTCGATGACCGCGACTACGACGTCTCGCGGGTCAAGGACCGGCACTTCTTCCACTCGCTGTACGTCCGCGAACCGGGCGGCGTCCTCTTCGAACTCGCGACCGAGACCGACGGCGTCGCCGCCAGCGGCGAGACGGGCGGCACCGGCCAGTCGCTGTACCTGCCCGATCGGTTCGAGGCGGACCGCGACCTGATCGAGAGTCAACTTCCCGAACTGACGGCTCGAGACGGAGCCGACCTCGATCGATGA
- a CDS encoding b(o/a)3-type cytochrome-c oxidase subunit 1 has protein sequence MSEANSTATYIEAFPAEAKVVRAAFYSSFLALALGGVFGIIQTLHRTGYYRFIDSADYYTVLTAHGVFLVISFTIFFLVGVFTWAVTTSLDRGVEDLRFTWGWYGLMATGITLTGVAILAGFTDATDISATVLFTFYAPLQAHPMFYLGLVLFVVGTWLAGADWFRSWWAWKQENPDERIPLPTFMVLTTMLMWYLATLGVATAILLFLLPWSLGLIDSVNPLLTRTLFWFFGHPVVYFWLMPAYMMWYILLPKVSGGKLFSDPLARVVFVLFLILSVPTGIHHQYLDPGIAEGFKFIAMTNTMFLLLPSLLTAFTVVASMEHGARQRGGEGYFGWLKALPWRDPVFTGMALAGLMFAAAGFSGMINAGMNINYLVHNTFWVVGHFHLTVGTAVALTFMAATYWFLPQVTGRALWNRSVALGQVVLWFVGMTFMSNAMHRAGLLGIPRRTAEPLYDGFEFEAAVGSVGELQAQIALGGVLLTLSLVLFFANVIGTAFNGKSDSLPANGYAETLSGPEDAPLVLDNLKLWTAIAIVLVIFAYTFPLLSIIDRGGLFGPDINPFPVSVDTLPVLGMVLEQYTTTALATAGELASSTVTEVKP, from the coding sequence ATGAGTGAGGCTAATTCGACAGCGACGTACATCGAGGCGTTCCCAGCAGAGGCGAAAGTAGTCCGAGCAGCGTTTTACAGTTCCTTCCTCGCGCTTGCCCTGGGTGGCGTGTTCGGAATCATCCAGACGCTACACCGAACCGGCTACTATCGGTTTATCGATTCGGCGGACTACTACACCGTTCTTACCGCCCACGGCGTCTTCCTCGTTATCTCGTTTACCATCTTCTTCTTGGTCGGCGTGTTCACGTGGGCGGTGACGACTAGCCTCGATCGCGGCGTCGAAGACCTCCGGTTTACCTGGGGCTGGTACGGACTGATGGCGACCGGAATCACGCTGACTGGCGTTGCGATTCTGGCTGGCTTCACCGATGCGACCGATATCAGTGCGACGGTGCTGTTTACGTTCTACGCACCGCTGCAGGCACACCCGATGTTCTATCTCGGGCTCGTCCTGTTCGTCGTCGGCACCTGGCTCGCCGGCGCCGACTGGTTCCGCTCGTGGTGGGCTTGGAAGCAAGAGAATCCCGACGAGCGCATTCCGCTGCCGACGTTCATGGTGCTGACGACGATGCTGATGTGGTACCTCGCGACGCTGGGTGTCGCCACGGCGATCTTGCTGTTCCTCCTGCCGTGGTCGCTCGGCCTGATCGATTCCGTCAACCCGCTGCTCACCAGGACGCTGTTCTGGTTCTTCGGCCATCCGGTCGTCTACTTCTGGTTGATGCCGGCGTACATGATGTGGTACATCCTGCTGCCGAAGGTTTCGGGTGGGAAACTGTTCAGCGACCCGCTCGCTCGCGTCGTCTTCGTGCTCTTCCTGATCCTCTCGGTCCCGACGGGGATCCACCACCAGTACCTCGATCCCGGGATCGCGGAAGGGTTCAAGTTCATTGCGATGACAAACACGATGTTCCTCCTGTTGCCGAGCCTGTTAACCGCCTTTACCGTCGTCGCCAGCATGGAACACGGCGCCCGCCAACGCGGCGGCGAGGGCTACTTCGGCTGGCTCAAGGCACTGCCGTGGCGTGACCCCGTCTTCACCGGGATGGCGCTGGCCGGCCTGATGTTCGCCGCCGCCGGCTTCTCGGGGATGATCAACGCTGGGATGAACATCAACTACCTCGTCCACAACACGTTCTGGGTCGTCGGGCACTTCCACCTCACCGTGGGCACGGCCGTCGCCCTGACGTTCATGGCCGCCACCTACTGGTTCCTCCCGCAGGTGACCGGCAGGGCGCTCTGGAACCGGTCGGTCGCGCTCGGACAGGTCGTCCTCTGGTTCGTCGGCATGACGTTCATGTCGAACGCGATGCACCGCGCCGGTCTGCTCGGCATCCCACGTCGGACCGCCGAACCGCTGTACGACGGCTTCGAATTCGAGGCTGCCGTCGGCAGCGTCGGCGAACTCCAGGCCCAGATCGCGCTTGGAGGGGTCCTGCTGACGCTCTCGCTCGTGCTGTTCTTCGCGAACGTCATCGGAACGGCGTTCAACGGAAAGAGCGATAGCCTCCCGGCAAACGGCTACGCCGAAACGCTGTCCGGGCCCGAGGACGCGCCGCTCGTCCTCGACAACCTCAAGCTCTGGACGGCAATCGCGATCGTGCTCGTAATCTTCGCGTACACGTTCCCGCTCCTGAGCATCATCGACCGCGGCGGCTTGTTCGGTCCCGACATCAACCCGTTCCCGGTCAGCGTCGATACGCTCCCGGTCCTCGGGATGGTGCTCGAGCAGTACACCACTACCGCCCTCGCTACTGCAGGCGAACTCGCGAGTTCGACCGTCACGGAGGTGAAGCCGTAG
- a CDS encoding RPA family protein — protein sequence MSQAELTREVARRVFASEFNDSTYSFKESDDERAPNYALLPTGDRANRVFIVGTLTETEDVGDDSEYWRGRVVDPTGTFFVYAGQYQPEAAAVLRDTEPPAYVAIVGKPRTYETDDGTVNVSVRPESIAVVDDATRDRWVVETAERTLDRIEAFEEWEAEQEAPESGSTAPTNEYAQMARERYESPVINYRNDVIQALEGLEGLEDEDEAEAPA from the coding sequence ATGAGCCAGGCAGAACTCACCCGCGAAGTCGCCCGCCGCGTCTTCGCCTCCGAATTCAACGACTCGACGTATTCCTTCAAAGAGAGCGACGACGAGCGCGCACCCAACTACGCGCTCCTCCCGACCGGCGACCGCGCGAACCGCGTGTTCATCGTCGGCACCCTCACCGAAACCGAAGACGTCGGCGACGACAGCGAGTACTGGCGCGGCCGCGTCGTCGATCCGACCGGGACGTTCTTCGTCTACGCCGGTCAGTACCAGCCCGAAGCCGCCGCCGTGCTGCGGGACACCGAACCGCCGGCGTACGTCGCCATCGTCGGCAAACCGCGAACCTACGAGACCGACGACGGCACCGTCAACGTCTCCGTCCGACCCGAATCTATCGCGGTCGTCGACGACGCCACCCGCGACCGCTGGGTCGTCGAAACCGCCGAACGCACCCTCGATCGCATCGAGGCGTTTGAGGAGTGGGAAGCCGAGCAAGAGGCCCCCGAGAGCGGCTCGACGGCCCCCACCAACGAGTACGCCCAGATGGCCCGCGAGCGCTATGAGTCGCCCGTCATCAACTACCGCAACGACGTAATCCAGGCCCTCGAGGGACTCGAGGGGCTGGAAGACGAGGACGAAGCCGAAGCGCCGGCCTGA
- a CDS encoding DUF7091 family protein, whose protein sequence is MSDRRRLEQFLRSRFREAGEQYERARGSTNDQLAEAREAYEAAKNARGLPSDEAGRAKIVCRRYAERRAAKLDEQYRPACYEEGHPDCEGCVEDVHEGRIETWGN, encoded by the coding sequence ATGTCGGATCGTCGTCGGCTCGAGCAGTTTTTGCGCTCGCGGTTTCGAGAGGCGGGCGAGCAGTACGAACGCGCTCGCGGATCGACGAACGATCAACTCGCGGAGGCACGCGAGGCGTACGAAGCGGCGAAGAACGCTCGCGGCCTGCCGTCGGACGAGGCGGGCCGAGCGAAGATCGTCTGTCGCCGCTACGCCGAGCGCCGAGCGGCGAAGCTCGACGAGCAGTACCGACCGGCGTGCTACGAGGAGGGTCATCCGGACTGCGAAGGCTGCGTGGAGGACGTCCACGAGGGACGAATCGAAACCTGGGGGAACTGA
- a CDS encoding cytochrome c oxidase subunit II encodes MNIHSYEKLWLIASMVLIVGFIATITYGAVGLGITMVGDDEPTIEPGELSDDERFGEPRVEQVGENEYEAYVVAQTFIFQPDVIEVPANSEVTFYVTARDVIHSFSVVGTNVNTMVIPGEVSEMTVEFDEPGEYGVVCNEYCGSDHHNMEGQLHVIPEDEFDMTTLDVEADSEVELGDEATITASVENRMLDDIETPVTLEIGDETFEEDVTVAGQTTEETTFTVDSTELGEGDHDWTLTIDGYDDSGTLTVVEELEDDDDGGEDDE; translated from the coding sequence ATGAATATTCACTCATACGAGAAGCTGTGGCTGATCGCCTCGATGGTGTTGATCGTCGGCTTCATCGCGACGATCACCTACGGTGCGGTCGGACTCGGCATCACGATGGTCGGCGATGATGAACCGACTATCGAGCCGGGCGAGTTGAGCGATGATGAGCGCTTCGGCGAACCGCGCGTCGAACAGGTCGGGGAAAATGAGTACGAGGCTTACGTCGTCGCACAGACGTTCATTTTCCAGCCGGACGTGATCGAAGTGCCGGCGAACAGCGAAGTCACGTTCTACGTGACAGCTCGCGACGTGATTCATAGCTTCAGCGTCGTCGGCACCAACGTCAACACGATGGTCATCCCCGGCGAGGTGTCGGAGATGACCGTCGAGTTCGATGAACCGGGTGAGTATGGCGTCGTCTGTAACGAATACTGCGGCTCCGACCACCACAACATGGAGGGGCAACTCCACGTTATTCCTGAAGACGAGTTCGACATGACCACCCTCGATGTCGAGGCCGACAGCGAGGTCGAACTCGGCGACGAGGCAACGATCACTGCATCGGTCGAAAACCGCATGCTCGACGACATCGAGACGCCAGTCACGCTCGAGATCGGCGACGAAACGTTCGAGGAGGACGTCACGGTCGCCGGCCAAACGACCGAGGAGACGACGTTTACGGTCGACTCGACGGAACTCGGTGAGGGCGACCACGACTGGACGCTCACGATCGATGGCTACGACGACAGCGGGACGCTGACCGTCGTCGAAGAACTCGAGGACGACGACGATGGAGGTGAGGACGATGAGTGA